The Vespula vulgaris chromosome 2, iyVesVulg1.1, whole genome shotgun sequence genome has a segment encoding these proteins:
- the LOC127061783 gene encoding ATP-dependent (S)-NAD(P)H-hydrate dehydratase isoform X2, protein MSTWISADERMLKAIRKIVPNLNNTKYKGQDGRIGIFGGSSDYTGAPYFAAMSALRTGADIVHIFCVKDASTPIKSFSPEPIVHPILDQYDAMKHIKPWLDRLHVIIIGPGLGRDDKILKVIVELISVCRELKKPLVIDADGLFLIFQKPDIIKDYPDLILTPNAMEFSRLAKSILKKSIQPSPIVKPADVKELADSLGKNVVILHKGAKDVIADGHEGTETISCGMAGSGRRCGGQGDLLVGCVAVFWWWAICGVTSDSIISPSIIASYAGSRLVRECNSAAYKIKQRATLTSDMLEQIQHVFARIFETHSNKNSSFNGRNRLQNIDN, encoded by the exons ATGTCTACATGGATATCCGCAGACGAACGTATGTTAAAAGCAATAAGGAAGATAGTTCCAAATTTGAACAATACTAAATATAAAGGTCAAGATGGAAGAATAGGAATATTCGGTGGTAGCTCAGATTATACAGGAGCACCGTATTTTGCAGCAATGAGTGCTCTTAGAACTGGTGCAGATATAGTGCATATATTTTGTGTAAAAGATGCTAGTACTCCTATTAAATCTTTTAGCCCAGAGCCAATTGTACATCCGATCTTGGATCAATACGATGCTATGAAACATATAAAACCTTGGTTGGATCGTTTACACGTTATAATCATTGGGCCTGGACTTGGAAGAGACGATAAGATTCTCAAAGTCATAGTTGAATTGATTTCAGTCTGCCGCGAATTAAAAAAACCATTGGTGATAGACGCGGATGgattattcttaatatttcagAAACCCGATATAATCAAAGATTATCCAGATCTTATACTTACACCTAATGCTATGGAATTTAGTCGATTAGctaaatcaatattaaaaaaatcgattcaaCCATCTCCAATAGTTAAGCCTGCAGATGTAAAAGAATTGGCAGATTCTCTTGGAAAAAATGTAGTCATTTTACATAAAGGAGCAAAAGATGTTATAGCGGATGGACATGAAGGTACTGAAACTATATCATGTGGCATGGCTGGTTCCGGAAGACGATGTGGTGGTCAAGGAGATCTTTTAGTTGGATGTGTAGCTGTTTTCTGGTGGTGGGCCATTTGTGGTGTAACTTCTGATTCTATTATATCACCTTCGATAATAGCATCTTATGCAGGATCAAGATTAGTTAGAGAATGTAATTCAGCtgcatataaaattaaacaaagagCCACTTTGACAAGTGATATGTTGGAACAGATACAACATGTTTTTGCTAGAATTTTTGAAACTCATAGCAACAA AAATTCATCATTCAATGGGAGAAATCGATTgcaaaatattgataattaa
- the LOC127061958 gene encoding pseudouridylate synthase 1 homolog, with protein sequence MIAYQMKLDGRTYRYIIPTFAFAEEDKASLPSREECDVEKRMEELSVIEGKPYNDFRLNSETLEKINLFMKLFQGTHNFHNFTSKVKPLDPRAKRYIIKFQCVETFISENIEFAIIEIKGQSFMLHQIRKMVSMVIAFLRNMATEDSLKQAFKDEKMDIPLAPSLGLSLNYVRN encoded by the exons ATGATTGCTTACCAAATGAAATTAGA TGGTAgaacatatagatatatcattCCTACATTTGCATTTGCTGAAGAGGACAAGGCATCATTACCCTCTCGAGAAGAATGTGATGTAGAAAAACGAATGGAAGAGTTGTCGGTTATCGAAGGAAAACCATATAACGACTTTCGATTAAATTCAGAaactttagaaaaaataaatctatttatgAAACTTTTTCAAGGAActcataattttcataattttacatCAAAAGT AAAGCCATTAGATCCTCGGGCAAaacgttatataattaaatttcaatgcgTAGAAACATTTATCTcagaaaatatagaatttgcaataatagaaattaaaggCCAAAGTTTCATGTTACatcaaattagaaaaatgGTTTCTATGGTTATTgcatttttaagaaatatggCGACAGAAGATTCTTTAAAACAGGCatttaaagatgaaaaaatggATATACCATTAGCTCCCAGTTTAGGTTTATCTTTAAATTatgtaagaaattaa
- the LOC127061785 gene encoding pseudouridylate synthase 1 homolog has protein sequence MLHCIKNRIVCNYKVLQQVTCVLGANMSIQIESVSPEPSLNNSNKKRLRVDEDENNAIKIQKVDVVKIKKRPYALMMGYLGRDYYGMQINRGMKTIEDDLLNALLKNNLITTENIENLRSFNFQRAARTDKGVSAARQLKLCLKIA, from the exons ATGTTGCACTGCATAAAGAATCGTATAGTTTGTAATTACAAGGTGTTACAACAAGTAACGTGTGTATTag gtGCAAATATGTCGATTCAAATCGAATCTGTTAGTCCTGAACCAAGtttgaataattcaaataaaaaaagattaagagTGGATGAAGATGAAAACAATGCTATAAAGATTCAAAAAGTAGATGtagtaaaaattaagaaaagacCATATGCTTTGATGATGGGCTATCTCGGTAGAGATTATTATGGAATGCAAATAAATCGTGGAATGAAAACTATTGAGGATGATTTATTAAATGCATTGTTGAAAAATAACTTGATTACTactgaaaatattgaaaatttaaggTCCTTCAATTTTCAAAGAGCGGCACGGACAGACAAAGGAGTATCGGCTGCTAGACAG ctGAAACTGTGTCTAAAGATAGCATAA
- the LOC127061783 gene encoding ATP-dependent (S)-NAD(P)H-hydrate dehydratase isoform X1, whose amino-acid sequence MNIGIFRGIRFNFTGISAMSTWISADERMLKAIRKIVPNLNNTKYKGQDGRIGIFGGSSDYTGAPYFAAMSALRTGADIVHIFCVKDASTPIKSFSPEPIVHPILDQYDAMKHIKPWLDRLHVIIIGPGLGRDDKILKVIVELISVCRELKKPLVIDADGLFLIFQKPDIIKDYPDLILTPNAMEFSRLAKSILKKSIQPSPIVKPADVKELADSLGKNVVILHKGAKDVIADGHEGTETISCGMAGSGRRCGGQGDLLVGCVAVFWWWAICGVTSDSIISPSIIASYAGSRLVRECNSAAYKIKQRATLTSDMLEQIQHVFARIFETHSNKNSSFNGRNRLQNIDN is encoded by the exons ATGAATATCGGAATTTTTCGTG GaatacgttttaattttactGGTATATCAGCCATGTCTACATGGATATCCGCAGACGAACGTATGTTAAAAGCAATAAGGAAGATAGTTCCAAATTTGAACAATACTAAATATAAAGGTCAAGATGGAAGAATAGGAATATTCGGTGGTAGCTCAGATTATACAGGAGCACCGTATTTTGCAGCAATGAGTGCTCTTAGAACTGGTGCAGATATAGTGCATATATTTTGTGTAAAAGATGCTAGTACTCCTATTAAATCTTTTAGCCCAGAGCCAATTGTACATCCGATCTTGGATCAATACGATGCTATGAAACATATAAAACCTTGGTTGGATCGTTTACACGTTATAATCATTGGGCCTGGACTTGGAAGAGACGATAAGATTCTCAAAGTCATAGTTGAATTGATTTCAGTCTGCCGCGAATTAAAAAAACCATTGGTGATAGACGCGGATGgattattcttaatatttcagAAACCCGATATAATCAAAGATTATCCAGATCTTATACTTACACCTAATGCTATGGAATTTAGTCGATTAGctaaatcaatattaaaaaaatcgattcaaCCATCTCCAATAGTTAAGCCTGCAGATGTAAAAGAATTGGCAGATTCTCTTGGAAAAAATGTAGTCATTTTACATAAAGGAGCAAAAGATGTTATAGCGGATGGACATGAAGGTACTGAAACTATATCATGTGGCATGGCTGGTTCCGGAAGACGATGTGGTGGTCAAGGAGATCTTTTAGTTGGATGTGTAGCTGTTTTCTGGTGGTGGGCCATTTGTGGTGTAACTTCTGATTCTATTATATCACCTTCGATAATAGCATCTTATGCAGGATCAAGATTAGTTAGAGAATGTAATTCAGCtgcatataaaattaaacaaagagCCACTTTGACAAGTGATATGTTGGAACAGATACAACATGTTTTTGCTAGAATTTTTGAAACTCATAGCAACAA AAATTCATCATTCAATGGGAGAAATCGATTgcaaaatattgataattaa
- the LOC127061781 gene encoding modular serine protease-like translates to MRGRSRKISIGIHNKTYCKYRSSRENWWIPVDDSNNTIRNSLLVLFQFKQLYFLVIMRIDRRYFFLNTFFAFLNIVSTQQRVKCGAGNFQCQNGDCIASELLCDGEANCKDQSDETQSECSKPQLVCSPYAFRCNYGACIDGDLTCNGIRNCIDNSDETLAACSGSLHNTTTSVECSINQFKCDNGQCIDSIKLCDGNVDCKDRSDETSSICGSLNCDPFLFRCYYGACIDGDLKCNGILNCADGSDEDIRLCSNTTTTTTTTIPFIPPSRNTTSAPSPWTPPQSNRCLVPPQPANGKRQLHKSQCQTQENCDVQQGVQLYSGAYLVYTCNSGYKISGSADVFCGPEGKWLNIPFCSEIRCKSLASASTNAKCTYNGQWTICESPVLPGTMATLNCRNSYREDTLFLSRQRSEVTCNERGQWEPEPLQCIPVCGVITPNAKPLIVHGNAANISLFPWHATIYETKSPDGPKEFICGATIIKENFLITAAHCVFDETNNRVNDPKRYYIATGNIFRDYDYSEHDSRFVKKAKVKNIYVNCNYLGLEGNYAWDIALLEIDVPFVFSALLLPACLDQSFIESGQGVVAGFGRTAFGSSSFILQSVTLPYVPLNQCKSVGNTVQSEKFITIDKFCAGYTNGTSVCDGDSGGGLVFQTGNLWFLRGIVSIGLGETLSGGIRSCNSHSYSLYTRISSHISWIQDITFKLETSKPIPSCRSSNSYTLA, encoded by the exons ATGcgaggaagaagtagaaaaatttcaatcggaatacataataaaacatattgtAAATACAGAAGTAGCAGAGAAAAC TGGTGGATCCCAGTTGATGACAGCAACAACACGATACGGAACtctttattagtattattccAATTTAAACAGTTATATTTTTTGGTTATTATGAGAATTGATAGaaggtatttctttttaaatacattttttg CCTTCTTAAATATTGTATCCACACAACAAAGAGTGAAATGTGG TGCTGGAAATTTTCAATGTCAAAACGGAGATTGTATAGCAAGCGAACTTTTATGCGATGGAGAAGCAAATTGTAAAGATCAATCTGATGAAACACAGTCTGAATGTTCTAAACCACAATTAGTATGCTCACCATATGCTTTTCGATGTAATTATGGTGCCTGTATTGATGGTGATCTAACGTGTAATGGAATACGAAATTGCATTGACAACAGTGATGAAACATTGGCTGCATGTTCAGGTAGCTTGCATAATACTACAACCTCTGTAGAGTGTTCCATAAATCAATTCAAATGTGATAATGGTCAGTGCATCGACTCGATAAAACTATGTGATGGTAATGTCGATTGTAAAGATCGCTCTGATGAAACATCTTCTATATGTGGATCATTAAA ctgtgatccatttttatttcgttgctACTATGGTGCCTGTATAGACGGTGATTTAAAGTGCAATGGTATATTAAATTGTGCGGATGGATCAGATGAAGATATAAGATTGTGTTCAAATacaacaactactactactactactataccaTTTATACCTCCTTCAAGGAATACAACATCAGCACCTTCCCCATGGACTCCACCACAATCAAATCGTTGTTTGGTGCCTCCTCAACCAGCAAATGGTAAACGGCAATTACATAAGTCGCAATGCCAAACACAAGAAAATTGTGATGTGCAACAAGGTGTACAATTATACAGTGGGGCTTATTTGGTTTACACCTGTAATTCTGGCTATAAAATAAGCGGTTCTGCTGATGTATTTTGTGGTCCAGAGGGAAAATGGTTAAATATTCCATTTTGTTCTG AAATACGTTGTAAATCATTGGCTTCAGCATCAACAAATGCTAAGTGTACATATAATGGTCAATGGACAATTTGTGAATCTCCTGTATTGCCTGGAACAATGGCAACATTGAATTGTCGCAACAGCTATCGTGAAGATACGCTATTTCTATCGAGGCAAAGAAGTGAAGTTACATGTAATGAAAGAGGTCAATGGGAACCAGAACCATTACAATGTATTCCAG TATGTGGAGTTATTACTCCAAACGCAAAACCTCTCATTGTACATGGCAATGCTGctaatatttctctatttccttgGCATGCTACtatatatgaaacaaaaagTCCAGATGGTCCAAAGGAATTTATTTGTGGAGCAACgattataaaagagaatttccTTATTACGGCAGCTCATTGTGTTTTTGACGAAACAAATAACAGAGTAAATGACCCAAAGAGATATTATATAGCAActggaaatatttttcgtgaCTATGATTATTCGGAGCATGATTCACGTTTCGTTAAAAAGGCTAAG GTGAAAAACATTTATGTCAACTGTAATTATTTGGGCTTAGAAGGAAACTACGCTTGGGACATAGCTCTCTTAGAGATTGATGTGCCATTTGTATTCTCAGCTTTATTATTACCAGCATGTTTGGATCAATCTTTTATTGAATCTGGACAAGGGGTAGTTGCAGGATTTGGTAGAACTGCTTTCGGATCATCAAGTTTTATTCTACAATCTGTAACACTTCCCTATGTTCCTCTTAATCAATGTAAATCTGTAGGCAATACTGTACAGTCTGAGAAATTCATAACAATTGACAAATTTTGTGCGGGTTATACAAATG GAACATCTGTGTGTGATGGCGATAGTGGCGGAGGATTGGTATTTCAAACTGGAAATTTGTGGTTTTTAAGAGGTATTGTTAGTATTGGACTTGGTGAAACGCTATCTGGTGGTATTAGGAGTTGTAATAGTCATTCATATTCTCTTTATACACGTATTTCCAGTCACATAAGCTGGATTCAAGATATTACTTTCAAATTAGAAACATCTAAACCAATTCCTTCATGTCGTAGTTCAAATTCTTATACACTTGCATaa
- the LOC127061784 gene encoding MIP18 family protein galla-1 — MLSFFRKLSIGWKVRDGMLPEAIMGTADVVNLKDQNAFALKTDLELKESVYDLLRTIKDPEKPQTLEQLDIIYEDCVNICQSTPNGISVIRVEFNPTVPHCSLATLIGLCIRVKLERHLVAVFKLDIFIKEGTHSTEQEINKQINDKERIAAAMENPNLRDLVEKCIQEED; from the exons ATGTTATCATTTTTTCGAAAGTTATCAATTGGTTGGAAGGTTAGAGATGGTATGCTTCCAGAAGCAATCATGGGAACGGCAGACGTCGTAAATTTAAAGGATCAAAATGCTTTTGCATTAAAGACAGATTTAGAATTGAAAGAATCTGTTTAtg aTTTGTTGAGAACCATTAAGGACCCGGAGAAACCACAAACCTTAGAACAactcgatataatatatgaagatTGTGTTAATATTTGTCAAAGTACTCCTAATGGTATTTCTGTAATACGAGTTGAATTTAACCCAACAGTGCCACATTGTTCATTAGCAACACTTATAGGATTATGTATCAGAGTAAAACTTGAACGTCATTTAGTAGCAGTATTTAAATTGGACATTTTTATCAAAGAGGGTACACATTCTACAGAACAAGAAA ttaacaaacaaataaatgataagGAACGAATAGCAGCTGCTATGGAAAATCCAAATTTAAGGGATTTGGtagaaaaatgtattcaagaagaagattaa